GCCCGGCACCACGTAGGGATCGACCGGCTCCATGAACCAATGCCGGTGGTGCAGGACGCCGACCTGAACGCCGTTCCACATCTCGTTGTATTGGCTGTTGGCCTCGCGCCCGACGTGATACGAGACGCCGGCCGAGGCCATCAGGTCGCCCTCGTACGTCGCGTCGATGAACATCCGCCCGTGGAAGGTCCGGCCGCTGAGCATCGAGATCGACTCGATCCGACCGCCGGCCTTTCGCACGCCATGCGCGCGGTCCAGCCACTCGTCGCGATAGACCGGAATCTCGTGCTCGGCGATGAGGTCTTCGAAGACCTTCTCGGCGACGTGTGGCTCGAAGATCCACATCGTGCGTTCGGCCCCGTCGATAGCGGGCGTGCCCTGTCCACGATTGCCGTACTCGGATCGCTTCTGCCATTTCCAGGCGTCGTCCTGCTGATACTGCCGCCAGATGCGATGGTAGAACTGACGCGCCAGGCCGCCGATGACCTCCTTGCGGCCGGTGTCGGTCCAGCCCAGCCCGCCCGACGACAGCCCGCCGAGGTGCTTGTCGGGGCCCACGAGCACGACCGATTTACCCATCCGCACCGCCTGCACGGCGGCGATCACGCCGGCCGAGGTACCGCCATAGACCACTACGTCGGCCTCGTGTGCCATGGGCCCGATGTACTGTTTGGCGACGACGACGTTGTCGATAAAGAGATGGTCGTCACTGCGGGCCGACCATGTGCCGCCGTGGTAGAGGTTGATCCAGATGGACTGGATCTTCAGCTCGGCCACGTCGCGCATGCGGATGTCGGTCTTCTCGAAGGCGAGCCTGCCATCGACCCAGCCCCGCAAGACGCCGTCGTTCTGTCCCGGCGTGTTGAGTCTGGCGTATTGCTCGATGCAGTACCAGCGGTTGTTCTCCAGGTCGCCCAGGCCGTCCCGCTCCCAGATCCAACTGTTGCCGTATCGGCCCTTCATGTCCGCATGGTAGCAGTAGAACCCGATCGGGGTCGTGCCGTCTCGCTGCCCGTTGAACTGCCCGCGAGCGGACCATCCGTTGCGTCCGTCGCTGGGCCGACCGCCCCATCCGCCCCGGCCGTACGTGCCGCCGATGCCGGGCAGCTTGCCCCCCCGCGCGGGGTCCCAGTCGCTGCCAAACCTCAGGTAGTAGCGAAAGTAGACCTCCTCCGGCTCGTGGCCAAGCTTCTTCTTGAAGTCGTATTCAATGCTGGCGCCGTAATGCTCGCCCTGGGGCACCTTGATTCGCAGCGCCTTGCCGCGCAGGGGCTGGAACGCCCGTTCCTCGTCCTCCGCAACCACGCTGACGGTCGGCCGGTTGCCCCCGGCGAAATCCTGGCGCCAGGCGTCGGACTCGAAATCGGCCGCAACAACGACATCCGGATCGTTCCCGATGCCCTCGTCTCCGGGGTATCTCGCCGCAAGCCCCTTTCCAATAGGAACTTGCAGTGCAGCCGCAACTGGAGCGACGCAGAAACAGATGAACCCCGACACCAGGGCGACAGTCTTGAGACGGTTCCACATGAACATGGCCATCCTTTCCGTGTAAGCGGTTTTCCCGGTGGTCGTTCGTTTCCGACACCGTTCCGGGGCGAGCTGCCAACGATTATACACATTCATCGGGCCGTGTCTGTGGCCGTATCCAAGACAACTGCAGCTTCGCCCGAATCGTTCGCCTGGTCCGGTCTGGCCGGCTGATTCCTCACGGAGGATTCCGCTTGATTCTGATTAGTCAATCTAATACTATCAAGACTGAATCCTAATAACAGAAACCTGACATCGCAACACCTTCCATCAGAAGGAATGATAATGCACATAGAGACACTGATAACCTTCTGCGACCTGGCCGACTCGCGCAGCTTCTCCAAGACCGCCGAGAAGCACCTTCTGAGCCAGTCCGCCGTTTCTCAGCAACTGGCGCAACTGGAACTGGTGCACAAGTGCCAACTGGTCACGCGCAAGAAGCGGCCGATCGAGCTGACGACCGCCGGGCAGCTCTTCTACAAGGCCGCCAAGGACATCCTCGAACGGTACGACCTGCTCAAGAGCGAGCTGAATGCGCTGAAGACCGCTACGGAGACACGGATCAATATCGGCGCTATCTTCAGCATTGGCATGCACAGTCTGCCCGGCTATGTCAAGAAGTTCATGGTCAGCTATCCGAATGTCAACGTCCACATCGAGTATCTCGGCGCCGACCGAGTCTGTGAACAGGTCCTCAGCGGGGAAATCGACATCGGCATTGTGGCGGTGCCGAGGAAAGACAAACGCCTTGAGGTCCACGACTTCGAGGAAGAGCCGTTGTTGCTGGCGTGCAGCCCTCGGCATCCGCTGGCGAAGGAGTCGCGGGTGGATATCCACAAGCTTCAGTTCGAACGGTTCATCGCCTTCGAGGAAGCAGTCCCGACGCGCATCTGGATCGACGCCATCCTGGCCCGCTACAACACGGCCGTCCGACCAATCATGGAATTCGACAACATCGAAACGATCAAACGGGCCGTGGAGATCAACGCAGGCATCAGCATCCTGCCGGAGCCAACCATCCTCCAGGAAGTCACCGGCGGAACCATCAAGGCGATCCCCTTCTCGAATGAGCGTTTCATCCGACCAACCGGCATCATCGTCCGCAAGGATCGGACGTTGAGCCAGGCGGCCCGGTACTGCATCGAGCTTCTGAGAAAACAAGCGAAATGATCGAGGCCGGCAAGCTCTTGACAGGGCCCGGAGAATACGGCAACCTGTGGTATCGCGTACGTGGGGTGAAAAGGCCGCCTGTCGGGCTTTTCTGGTTTTTCTGTGACTTCGGCGGAAGAGGTGAACCGACATATGCCGATAAAGGCTGTGATATTCGATCTGGATGGAACAATCACGCAACCGTATTTCGACTTCGACGCGATTCGCGCCGAGATCGGACTGCCCAAGGACGGTGGTCCCGTTCTGGAGGCGATGGAACGGATGACGGCTCAGGAACGGCAACGCGCCCAAGAGATCCTGCACTACCACGAGGACAAAGCGCTGGCGGCATCGGAGTTGAATCCTGGCGCCAGGGAGACCCTCCTGGCCCTTCGGGCCCGAGGGATCCGCATCGGGGTGCTGACACGGAACCGAAAGCAGAACGCCCAGGCCATCGCCGACAAGCACGACCTGCCTTTCGATGCCGTCATCGGCCGTGAAGACGGGCCGGTCAAACCCGATGCGTTCGGCGTTCGACATCTGTGCCGGCACTTCGATGTTCATCCGTCCGAAACCCTGCTCGTCGGCGACTACCTTTACGATCTCCAGTGCGCTCAGGCCGCCGGCGCCATCGGCGTATTGATCGCGAACCATCCGCAGGCAAGCCGGTTTGCGGAAGAGGCGGATTTTCAGATCACGCAACTGGACGAACTGCTTGCGATCGTCGACGAGAAGGCGCAGATCGCGAGCGACCATTTCCGAGACGGAGGGACCCATGCGTAGAACGATGATCGTCGCCGGCCTGCTGGCCCTGCTCGTGGCAGCGAGTTGGCGGTGCGCCCGTGCCGAGACGCCGAGTTGCTGCGGCGAGCGGACGCCGGACGCCAACTCGGTCGAGGCGGTTCTCGGCGAACTGCAGGAGCGAGCGGCCGCCCTGACGTCCTATCAGTGCAAATTGGACTACGTCGTCCGCCAGCCCCTGCTCGAATCGCAGGCCCGCCGCAAGGGTGTCCTCTACTACGCCAAGCTCGAGAACCGGTCGTATCTGCGGATCGACTTCAACACGCTGCAGTACGACGAGGAGCCAGAACAGGCCTACCGCGAGCAGTATCTCTTCGACGGCGTGTGGCTGACCTACGTCAACTACGAGGGACGCAGCGTGCAACGCCAGCAGATGGCCGAGCCGAACGAGCCGGTCGATGCCTTCTCCCTGGTGAGCCGGCGCGTCCCGATTCTCGGATTCTCCAAAATCGAAGACCTCCAGAATCAGTTCGAGATCGAGCTGATCCCGCTGGACGAGGCCGCACAAGCCTCGTTCCGACACCTTCGCATGAACGTCCGGCCCGAGTCCATCTACCGAGACGACTACGTCACCATCGACTTCCGAATCGACAGGAAGCAGGGGCTGCCCGCCAAGGTGGTGGCCGTCACGAGCGAGCAGGACATTCACGAAATCGCGCTGATCGATGGCCGGGTCAATCAGGAGCTTGGCAGAGGCCTTTTCGACCTGGATATCCCGCGCGATTTTTCCGTGGAAACCATCCCGCTGCAAAGGAACGTCGGGCGAACGTCGGGATGATCCGGACGATGGCACTTCTCACCGAAGACAAGACGGGAGCGTGCGGCACATGAGCGCAACGCTGGTTGACGAACGAGAATTCCTGGCGATGATGCAGGATCGCATGCAGGAGATGTTGGGCCTGTTGCAGCACCTGTCGAAGTGTGAGTC
This genomic stretch from Anaerobaca lacustris harbors:
- a CDS encoding FAD-dependent oxidoreductase → MFMWNRLKTVALVSGFICFCVAPVAAALQVPIGKGLAARYPGDEGIGNDPDVVVAADFESDAWRQDFAGGNRPTVSVVAEDEERAFQPLRGKALRIKVPQGEHYGASIEYDFKKKLGHEPEEVYFRYYLRFGSDWDPARGGKLPGIGGTYGRGGWGGRPSDGRNGWSARGQFNGQRDGTTPIGFYCYHADMKGRYGNSWIWERDGLGDLENNRWYCIEQYARLNTPGQNDGVLRGWVDGRLAFEKTDIRMRDVAELKIQSIWINLYHGGTWSARSDDHLFIDNVVVAKQYIGPMAHEADVVVYGGTSAGVIAAVQAVRMGKSVVLVGPDKHLGGLSSGGLGWTDTGRKEVIGGLARQFYHRIWRQYQQDDAWKWQKRSEYGNRGQGTPAIDGAERTMWIFEPHVAEKVFEDLIAEHEIPVYRDEWLDRAHGVRKAGGRIESISMLSGRTFHGRMFIDATYEGDLMASAGVSYHVGREANSQYNEMWNGVQVGVLHHRHWFMEPVDPYVVPGDPSSGLLPRISGEDPGEKGQADHRVQAYCFRMCLTNVPENRVPFPRPDGYDPGQYELLLRVFDTGWRETFHKFDPIPNRKTDTNNHGPFSTDNIGYNYDYPDGSYERRREIVAEHETYQKGLMYFIANDPRVPADVQERMQQWGLAKDEFGDNGHWPHQLYVRESRRMIGEYVMTENDVLCKRPVPQPVGMGSYTLDSHNVRRYVKPDGYVQNEGDIGVSPPEPYRIAYGALCPKKDECENLLVPVCVSSSHIAFGSIRMEPVFMILGHSAATAAAQAIDAACAVQDVDYDGLRTRLLEDDQRL
- a CDS encoding LysR family transcriptional regulator, with the translated sequence MHIETLITFCDLADSRSFSKTAEKHLLSQSAVSQQLAQLELVHKCQLVTRKKRPIELTTAGQLFYKAAKDILERYDLLKSELNALKTATETRINIGAIFSIGMHSLPGYVKKFMVSYPNVNVHIEYLGADRVCEQVLSGEIDIGIVAVPRKDKRLEVHDFEEEPLLLACSPRHPLAKESRVDIHKLQFERFIAFEEAVPTRIWIDAILARYNTAVRPIMEFDNIETIKRAVEINAGISILPEPTILQEVTGGTIKAIPFSNERFIRPTGIIVRKDRTLSQAARYCIELLRKQAK
- a CDS encoding HAD family hydrolase codes for the protein MPIKAVIFDLDGTITQPYFDFDAIRAEIGLPKDGGPVLEAMERMTAQERQRAQEILHYHEDKALAASELNPGARETLLALRARGIRIGVLTRNRKQNAQAIADKHDLPFDAVIGREDGPVKPDAFGVRHLCRHFDVHPSETLLVGDYLYDLQCAQAAGAIGVLIANHPQASRFAEEADFQITQLDELLAIVDEKAQIASDHFRDGGTHA
- a CDS encoding LolA family protein, which produces MRRTMIVAGLLALLVAASWRCARAETPSCCGERTPDANSVEAVLGELQERAAALTSYQCKLDYVVRQPLLESQARRKGVLYYAKLENRSYLRIDFNTLQYDEEPEQAYREQYLFDGVWLTYVNYEGRSVQRQQMAEPNEPVDAFSLVSRRVPILGFSKIEDLQNQFEIELIPLDEAAQASFRHLRMNVRPESIYRDDYVTIDFRIDRKQGLPAKVVAVTSEQDIHEIALIDGRVNQELGRGLFDLDIPRDFSVETIPLQRNVGRTSG